The following are from one region of the Plasmodium gaboni strain SY75 chromosome 12, whole genome shotgun sequence genome:
- a CDS encoding hypothetical protein (conserved Plasmodium protein, unknown function): MQKFKCLKSLSEKSLFSLIYMESFNFNNIHKNIDKHFIHTYTKRNNIINYIDIIYKRYLNTMEKNKTNDNYKNYDNCILQTDKKKKNVFYEQSLEHAQKISNDEIKKDKKEEQIKNNPINNISEECGYKYDKHEPTMFGDWSHNCRVTDF, translated from the coding sequence ATGCAAAAATTTAAGTGCCTTAAGTCTTTAAGTGAGAAAAGTCTTTTCTCtttgatatatatggaatcctttaattttaataatattcataagAACATAGACAAACATTTTATTCATACATATACcaaaagaaataatattataaactATATAgacattatttataaacGTTATCTAAATACtatggaaaaaaataagacAAACGATAATtacaaaaattatgataacTGTATACTCCAAActgataaaaaaaaaaaaaatgttttttatGAACAATCATTAGAACATGCACAAAAAATATCTAatgatgaaataaaaaaggataagaaagaagaacaaataaaaaataatccaataaataatatttcagAAGAATGTGGATATAAGTATGATAAGCATGAACCTACCATGTTTGGTGATTGGTCTCATAATTGCAGGGTTACAgatttttaa
- a CDS encoding hypothetical protein (conserved Plasmodium protein, unknown function) → MEDTFNLIDKNNLDEETINIKNENIKYMESHPELKDLLNDFISSILLHTPDDIFKYANEYFSNFKKKTN, encoded by the exons ATGGAAGACACTTTTAATTTGATAGATAAAAACAATCTTGATGAAGAGACA ataaatataaaaaatgaaaatattaaatatatggaaTCTCATCCAGAACTTAAAGATTTGCTGAATGATTTTATTTCCTCAATATTATTGCATACTCCg gatgatatttttaaatatgcaaatgaatatttttcaaactttaaaaagaaaactAATTAA